The following DNA comes from Musa acuminata AAA Group cultivar baxijiao chromosome BXJ1-4, Cavendish_Baxijiao_AAA, whole genome shotgun sequence.
TGACTATGATGCACAGTCCCCGAAGTCAAATGACAATGAAGAAACTGATGTAGAACACCAGGATGAGCCTCTTGATCGCAGGTACCTTTTCTTTTGTGCTTATATTGAGATGTATAGTTCAAATTATAATTTGTTATATCTGAGTCACATTTGCACTCATGGAACTCAGCAATAGGCGAAGGAAAAGACCTCAGAGATACTTGGAGAAAGATTTTGTGGATATTGTTTCTGATATTGATGCAGACTTTGACAGTGATGATGACATCGTAGGCGAAGCAGTATATGATGAGGAATATCTGAGAAGTCGAAAACAGAGAAAGGCATCAAGTGGTTCCGAGGGGGATGAAGAGTACCGGTGGGAGGAGGAAAATGCAGAagatgatgaggaagaggaaTTTTCTTTGAGTACTAGTGAAGATGTGGAGGAGCCAAATCATCATAGGACGTTGCCAAATCGAACTAGGCGGGAAACAAAATTGAGATCAGTTGATGAACTCCAGACAGGCCTAAGACGTAGCAAGAGAGCTATGCGAACACGTGTAAATTACCGTCAATATGAGCTATCTGATACAGATACAGATTCCACAAAGCCAAGCAAGTCAAATGCAACAGATGCATCTGATGACTTGGAACTTTCAACAGAAAGTCAAGAATCTCAGAATGAAGATGAAGAAGGCAGTCAAGAAATAGCAGAGAACAAGATGACCATGGACCATGTTGAGGCTGAGCAGAAAGAGCAGCAACAATCAGTAGAAAAGACAGATGGAAACCGACACGAAGGTGATGGTGTCCAAAAAATTAGGTTCCTAGACCTGAACGAGCTTGCTCCAGGAACAGGTTTTGATGATGGCCCTAGCACCAAGGATGAAGATACAGGCGACTTCTAGGGAGTCTGCCGAAGAACAGGTTGGCTTATTCACAGCTCTGATGGAGTATTAGCTTACGATAATTTCTGGTGTCTGGAACCAACGGTTGCTACAAGTTCATGAAAGCCATCAAGTCTCACAACACGAGCTTGCAGATGACAAAACATCTATTAGCAATCCGCATCCACTGCAGAACTGGGGTTTGGAGATCAAATGTGTAGAATGTAGATGGGTACTCAGCCTCTTGGAAGTTTGAGATTTCAACTCTATTAATACGCGATGGCAATTTTGAGGAAGTAATTCATTGTATCGATGTATAATACGCCTTTATGCTGATCAATTGCCAGAATTTCTGGATTTAATTGTTGCCTTCTTTGTCATGCAGAGGCACAATGTTAAACTCTAGCTGAGAGGATAGCGATCCATGTAGCAATTCTATGAAGAAATAGTCCATATTGTGACTGTCTAAAATTTAACGTGTACTTCATTGTCATATTTCAAGGTTATTTTCATGTCTTTAGAATCTACTGTCAATCCTTTGGCAGTATTGGGTTCTTGTGTACTGTCAATCCTTTACGTTAATTttggataatattttatatattatttgaaatataaatactattaaaaaaCAGCGCAATAGATATGTATCACCAAATTTAAATATAAACAGTATATGCATTTCatattaacattttcattattggTATTAAAATTTCAGAATTCGCTTCTTAATTTTTTCGTACGTACTTGTGAATAACATCTCtaaaatgaaagtaaaaaaaaaaaaatcatatttgtaGTCATTAtccttaaaattttataaataaaatatggttttaaattatttgaatagcacatttaaaatattattgtgGTTTGATaacattaattattataaatttgacctatatatatatataatatatataattgaatTAGTTTCAATAACGACGTGTCCAAGAGCTTTAGAAAAATTTCAATATTGATTCAATAATgactatttaaattattattattatttttaaagacgATCGCTCTGTGATGGAAGTCAAAACAATATTGATTCTAATAAATCTTCCGTTGTTGTGAGAGAGTGATTTCACTTATTCCTCCTCTCGGACGGATTTGTCCAAAATCCGTGCGGCGTCTTCTGCTGCCAACAAATATAAGTGAAAGGAAGGGGGAAGATTGAACGAAGAAGGGAGAGGAGGGTTTGCTTCGGCCTCGTCTCGGGAGGGATCGGATCCATCGATTCCCGATGGCGGCGTCGCTGCTGGGGGAGGACGGCCGGGGCTACGAGCTCGCGCGGCGGCTCGAGGGCTGCGGCGCGTGGCGTGCGTGGCTGGGCGACGCCGCCTACTCCGCCTTCGCCCACAACCTTGCCTCCCCCGCCGCCTGGGACGCCTTCATCTCCCCTTCGCCTTCCCCCTCTCGGGCCCACCTCCACCTACAGCTCCGCGTCCGCGCCCTCCTCTTCGACAAGGCCTCCGCCGCCCTCTTCCTCCGCCCAGCCCCCGCCGCCGGAAACAGCGCCCCTTCCCTCGCCGACCTCAACCCCGATTGTAAGCCGTCCCTTCCCCTAGTTTCCTTCATTTAGGTTTCTCGGGAATAGAGCTGTTTCTTACCTTTCCCCGGTGGATGAAACAAAAGCATCGACTTTTTTTACGATTGTTTCTTCCTCTTGCggctttaatttttaattaaatgttAATTTTATACGTAATTAATCATAATCAAGCATCTTTAAATGCAAGGAAGTCGAAGAAGGGATTATCTCTGTTAACCGGTGGGGTTACGGATCTCGTTACGCTAGCTATTCAGAGACAATTTAGTAACTTGATCCTCTGATTGATATTCTGAAGAGGACAAATCGTAACATCGTGTGTGTGCTGTGAATGATCTACAAATATTTTGCTGATATGTGTTTCTTTGTTTTGCTTTTTTTCAGTTATAGCAAGTAACTCATTTTTGGACTTTTGACCATGTGACCTGATGATGAGGTTCCAACTATCTACTATGTGTTGTCTGTTTCTTGTTCCAGTGTTGGATGAAAATGTCTTTTAGGAAATCACTTGTTCATATTTTGGATGCTAACTGGATTCATCCATTCTAGTGTGATTTTTGAAGGGTATATTCTGATAATTTTGAGTATCTTTTCAATGTATTCATGGAGGTGAGTACTGAATAGTGTTAGCTGATGGAAACATGTTCTTACCAGGATGTACAATCCAATGGAAGAATATTCGTACTAGAATGTATGTCATGTATAAGGTTATCGTATTCTTGTGGTGTATTTGAACTGAATATTCGGTGACTAAATTGTTGCGAACTGTGACTAAAGAAGTTGTTAGAATTAATAAGAAGGTTGTCTACATGCTGAGTGTGCTATTAGATTCTGACAGAAGAATGATATATTACACATTGAAGTATTTTTGCCCATGTGGAACATTTTGGGTAAAGTAACATGTAGAGTTTTAATTGCTTTTACAATGAAATGTCAAATCATCATGGATTTAAGGGAAGAAAAGCATTTGGGATACAAAGTTGTCTACATTTGTAAAATTCCTAGTGTCCCTGATTTGTAAAGGAGCATCAGACTAATATTTTTCAACAAAAGCTTGTTTTTAATTCATTATCTTGGTCAAAAATTGGACTAAGCTTTATTTAACTTCAATTTTCTGCATACTCCTCTATGGTCATTCATACCCTTGGCCCTTGCTGCAATGATCCACCCTTTCACTTATGCCCTCCTCTGTGATTAGGACCACCATGCCTAGATTACTGTTATTCTCTTACCACCATTATCATTAACACTGCTGCCTTTGCTGCAGACCCATCATGTCTAGTTACTTCCTCTCCTTGTGAAGTTCCACGATAGCAATGTGTTCAAGGTGAAGCTGATGGTTCTCTAGTGCCTCAGTAGCATTTGCAGAGGAAGAGAGATGGAGAGAAGGCGAATGAGAGGAGTGAGAATGGAGAGTGACAAGTGACAGAGAATTGCCCTAAACATCCTACGAAATtgtcaaattcactgccctcaatTGAATACAAAAGTTCCTGTTGGTGTCTGATGGATTGTTACCAGAATCTAGGTGCTATGACATCCTTCTTTGGTGATCTGATATCACCACAACCTTTTCTTTATTTTGTTCAGTGACACAGACTACCCTTGTGGAACGTAAATGAGAGGAGTGAGAATGGAGAGCGACAAGTGACAGAGAATTGCCCTAAACATCCTACGAAATtgtcaaattcactgccctcaatTGAATACAAAAGTTCCTGTTGGTGTCTGATGGATTGTTACCAGAATCTAGGTGCTATGACATCCTTCTTTGGTGATCTGATATCACCACAACCTTTTCTTTATTTTGTTCAGTGACACAGACTGCCCTTGTGGAACGTAACATTAACATTTTTTGTGTTAACTTATACTGGTTGAGAAACTGAAATGGACTTTATGGttgttaatttatgattgacagaTTTATGTAATGCCAATTTAATCTGTCTGACATTCTTTACATTGTTTATATGttaatttccatttttttttaaacataagaATAGGCTCTTATATTTCGAACTTTTCACTATCTGTCACTATTATCTTGGAAGCAAGGACTGTAATTTCACCCATAAAGGTATGGTATGGGCAGTACAATTGGTCTAACATTTTCTGAAACCTGGACCAGCTGATTTTGGGTGAAATCAGTGGTATAAGGCATACCAGCTGGGACACCTACTGTACCAGGTGGCACAGCCAAAATTCGAAATGGTACCAGTCAGTAACAGTTGTACTGGTTGATAACGGTCCACTTTCGACTGGTACCATGTGCCAACAGTCGAATTTGATCATTGCCCACTTTTAGAGGTCATTTAACGCCCTCTTGGCTGCCTCCTCTCACTCTCTCTTACTTTCATTCACTCTCTTTCTCACACACTTTGTCGCTCTCATTTCTGTCTTTCTCACTCTCAATCTCACTTCTTACCCTTTTTCTCACTCTTTTGATTTCAAGTTGTGATTAATGGAGGTTGATTTGAATCAAAGTGGCTTGGAATCTTGAGATCAGGTGGTAGTTATCTTCAATTTAAGATTTTCACCTAATGTCTACGTGTTTTATCATAATTTCATGTAATTAGCCTAAGATTATTGGTAATTATTGATTGATTAGGGATTAGTGACTAGTTAAGTTCTAATTAGAGGTATTTTAGCATGAAGAGGACTGTGCAATAGATTTCTTCAATGGGTCCGAAGAGATAATAATTTCTATCTTTGTTCACATTAGCTTAGAATTTCTATTGCGTGATATCTTAGATATACTTTATTGAATTTATATACCAAAAACATatgagaagaaaattttgaaataattttttttaatttcaactgATTTTTCAGCCATCTTCTCGAAATTCTGGTATGTCCGATGTACCATGTGTCGCTACATCGATACTGACTGGTATCAATCCAGCCATGGTTGGTATAGGACAACAGTCCTTGGAAGAATTTAAATACTTTATTAAAGTTGTTTTGGCTTCGAGAGTTTAGAtgctttattaaaattattatgctTTCTAGTTTTAGAGTAACTTCTTTACAGGATTATGTTGAAAAATGGGGATTAAAATGAAGACTATTAACTTCACTCTCCAGAGAatgattatcatttttttttacccATATTATCATACATCAATCTGTTCTCGATCTAATCATCCATATTTCTTTTCATTTCTGAAATTTAGGTTCCTTTTTGAAACTTTCTTTCAGATCTGCAGTTGCATGGGGATGATATTTATTACTCATTGGAAGATGATCAACAAGATGGTGTTCAACATGAAGTAAGCTCTGCCCACCTTATTAATCATAATGCAGTTGTTTACAACTATACGTAAATGCTAATTATCCATAATTttggttttaatttttattaaattcatTTTATCCAAAACTTTTCTATCATATTTTAACAGCAAATTGAATCTTATTTTTAGAAGAATTTCATACATTAGGAAGAGTTGTGTATTGTTATTTTTTTTGCAAAGCAATATATGTATCTTTCTTGTTTAACAGTAGATTCACATGCAACCACTTTCATGTGCATATATAAAAATGTGAATTTCATTTGGTTGCCTCTTGGACACACTGGATGTGATTGCTAGAGAGTATTTAAATATATGCGATCTAGGACCTTTGTTTTTTAATGGGTAGAACTAGGCTTTGTTTCTACTTTCTAGATCAATTCCTAAAGTGGCCATCTGGATGCATATACACTATAACTTTTTTTCTGCAGTAGATCTGATATTCTACATTGGAGTAGGCAAAAACCCCAATGGTCTCTTTTAACCATGCTTCCTAGTTGACAGATAGCTGTTAAGTCTTGTTTGCTTCATGATGCACTGCAGTAAGTTTTTAATTTGGACTTCTTCCTGACATTTTTCACCTAGATGGCCTGTCACTTTTTTAGGATGTAGCGCACTGGAGCTACAGTTCTTGTCACTATAATGTTGTTGTATGTCACAATGCAATTGACTGAAAAAATACCAATTATCACAATGTAACTATTGGTTATGAGATCCAAGATGGCAGGAAGATTGTGAATATGATGCACCACTATTATATTTGACAGCATGTAGGCTCCATCTCATCTTCTTGTATGAATCAATTGCCTTTTTCTTTCCTATCTTTGCAGTCACAAACAAGCTATATGGATCCATGTATTTCGTGATCCGTGTCCCTGGTAGCATGTCTGAAATATTATTCCTAGGTCCGCGTACCACCTGTTTGTGTGTGCATAACAGGAACATGTAACTGTTCATGCCAGCTACCATTTGTAGAAGTTCTGTTGTCCATGTCGTTTCTATCTTCATGGACCTCATGAGATGCATATTATGAGGGTGATGGTGTCTCATTGTCGAACTGGATATATTGCTTGTCACTTGCATTAATAGGATTAATTGACTGTGACACTTTACCTTGCTGTGAAGACCCAAATAGAGAAGATCTTGGATAGATCCACAAGGATGTAGTCTTCATCCTCGCAGATGTAGCTTAGATCCTCAAGGTTCATGCCTACTTTAATTAGGGAAAAAGGTCTGGATGGAAGACATTAAACAAATCCCAACATAACTGCAACAAACAAAAGAGATTACATTAAGAAATTAGGCATGGATGTTTACCTAATTTGAAAGAAAAAACGGACCAGATCTTAAAATTGAACCTTCTTGATAAAGTGAGCTCTTTAAAGATTTGAGAGAGTATGAGAGGAGTGTGAGAAGAGGAGTTAAAGAGGGTTGTTTAGCCCTCTTTAAAGACCCCAAGGAGACCCCAGCATGGGTCTCTTGGAGTAACCGAACCAGAAGGTGGCTTGCTGCATGGTCCAGGCTCAATAATGGGCAAAAACCAAATGGCAAATATGGTCTTAGTTGGTTACCGAGCAGTGATCCTTGAAGCTGACCAAGCCACCCGAAAAGGGCTGGCCCACATCCTGGTTCACTGTCGGACTGGTATTTACCATCCAATATGAATTGGTCATGGTGGTTTTTTGAACCATAATGTCAATTTTCATGCCCTGGAAGTTAATTTTTCCAGTTATCAGTGTCTTAAATTAGAACAGATCTCTACAGGATCCCAAGAAACAGATCCAAAAATTTAAGATATATGAAATCCAAAAAAGGATCCAGAAACCAAGAAAAGTATATATGAGTTTGAAAAGGAAAAAATGGATCTTCAatttccattattattattatcttggaTAGGTGAAGGATCAAAGTGAAGAGAGAACGGGGGGTGGCGCACACGAGACTCATGTGGACCTGTTGGGGGTCTGCTTTTGGAAATGGTGTTTCATTTTCACTTCATTTGGAAGGTGAGAAATAGTGAAATATATTAGTAGATGGGCACTCAGTTTCCAAAATGACTTCGACCTTAGTTCTCAGATGATGTAAATTATTTCTAAGAAACTGGGCTTTGTGGCGTAAGTTCATTGTCTCTGCTGGTTTTCAGTTCTTTAAAGCAAACAGTTAAAGCAGTTCATCTCCATTGTAATTTCACCTTGGGTAAGCCACTTCCTCCAACCAAGATACCCCAATGCTTTAATAATTATGCCAAACTCTGTTGCATGCTCACTTGCTTGGTGATGATCTGTGACCAATATTGCTTCAACATTCATGTCAATGAAAAATCAAAACATATTCATATTTAAATGTAGTTTCTTGCTTCAACATTTATTCTGTACTGTTGAAGCCTTTGAATTCATGGTTGTTTGAATCTCAAGTATTTATCTCTAAATTATAAATTGTTGCCTTAATTtattaaccaaaaatcctatgcATTCGTTTTCATCTATAATTATCGTTTTTTTGGAAGTAAAGAACATATAACATATTGTTTTTCCCCCTTCTGCTAATAAGCAATGTAATTCTTGACTGATGTAGATTCAAATTAAAACAGCTTTCACCACCAGCAAAGTGAATGAGCATTCATATGAGAGGTCTTCTAATAGTGGGCCAAAGTACCATGAAGGCGACAATATAAATTCGTTCCCAAGGCATAGGCTTGAGGATCGCCTTGATACATGGTATAGCCAATTTCTTCGTGAGTACCGAATGAGACATCATACATTCCCGTATTGTGACAAGGAACCACAGAAGAGAACATCCGAGGGAATGTCTATGTTCCTCAAGCTATGTGATACACATAAAAGGAAGAGACAAACATTTAAAGGGGATCAGAATGTGGCTACTGGGGTTCCTATGGCAGAAAATGGATCTTCTATGCATTCAAAGAGTGCTTCTAATTTAACTAACTTGACTGATGAAGACTATACCTTTTTTCCAGAAATAATGTTCCCTTCTAATTGTGTACCTGATAGTGCTATCCCACCAAGCAATGGCACAGAGAAGAATCAGAATATTGAAGTTCGTGAGGTTCTTGATAATTTGCCTACCATAATAAGCCGGAGCCCGGCGATGATTGAAAGGTTTGGCATCATGCCTGAATATCATAAGGTTGGAGGTAAATATAGGGGAAAAGATGGTTCTGGAACGGAGAAAAAACCACTTGGTCCTGAGGAAGCATCCAAGATGAC
Coding sequences within:
- the LOC103983007 gene encoding uncharacterized protein LOC103983007 isoform X2, with translation MAASLLGEDGRGYELARRLEGCGAWRAWLGDAAYSAFAHNLASPAAWDAFISPSPSPSRAHLHLQLRVRALLFDKASAALFLRPAPAAGNSAPSLADLNPDYLQLHGDDIYYSLEDDQQDGVQHEIQIKTAFTTSKVNEHSYERSSNSGPKYHEGDNINSFPRHRLEDRLDTWYSQFLREYRMRHHTFPYCDKEPQKRTSEGMSMFLKLCDTHKRKRQTFKGDQNVATGVPMAENGSSMHSKSASNLTNLTDEDYTFFPEIMFPSNCVPDSAIPPSNGTEKNQNIEVREVLDNLPTIISRSPAMIERFGIMPEYHKVGGKYRGKDGSGTEKKPLGPEEASKMTRKVVASTLAKVGFEGGSEFSVEIFSEILSSHICKLGRSLKLLSDSYRRQFSSIELLKMFLQTAGYSNLGILSEVIKDGNKGFTQHAHQNVRVMQSPQQNMILQAQQIQRQMQMQQMQLLHPQNLAFQQQQQWDKLRRRQVATPRGSMVIMDKDQPMVDVKLENMTESPMESMFSTLNKQQQLQLRHQISMSNQHAQSGQQFKQMSNVQLPQLQAQNAYSMRTQPVKVEASFHELMGGDSTIKHEPEHNKLTSPQQ
- the LOC103983007 gene encoding uncharacterized protein LOC103983007 isoform X1; protein product: MAASLLGEDGRGYELARRLEGCGAWRAWLGDAAYSAFAHNLASPAAWDAFISPSPSPSRAHLHLQLRVRALLFDKASAALFLRPAPAAGNSAPSLADLNPDYLQLHGDDIYYSLEDDQQDGVQHEIQIKTAFTTSKVNEHSYERSSNSGPKYHEGDNINSFPRHRLEDRLDTWYSQFLREYRMRHHTFPYCDKEPQKRTSEGMSMFLKLCDTHKRKRQTFKGDQNVATGVPMAENGSSMHSKSASNLTNLTDEDYTFFPEIMFPSNCVPDSAIPPSNGTEKNQNIEVREVLDNLPTIISRSPAMIERFGIMPEYHKVGGKYRGKDGSGTEKKPLGPEEASKMTRKVVASTLAKVGFEGGSEFSVEIFSEILSSHICKLGRSLKLLSDSYRRQFSSIELLKMFLQTAGYSSNLGILSEVIKDGNKGFTQHAHQNVRVMQSPQQNMILQAQQIQRQMQMQQMQLLHPQNLAFQQQQQWDKLRRRQVATPRGSMVIMDKDQPMVDVKLENMTESPMESMFSTLNKQQQLQLRHQISMSNQHAQSGQQFKQMSNVQLPQLQAQNAYSMRTQPVKVEASFHELMGGDSTIKHEPEHNKLTSPQQ